In one window of Aphidius gifuensis isolate YNYX2018 linkage group LG4, ASM1490517v1, whole genome shotgun sequence DNA:
- the LOC122854422 gene encoding putative zinc finger protein 66, translating to MKDHDNESCICDICGKTYNNKSSLTYHRYNKHKEIIKNFSCEDCNKRFKTKKNLSNHMELHKTKYICEECGAQLKTKYGLTKHRKIHLEKSHVCPICGVAFSNLSSQKVHLLRHVGERPYVCDICGQNFSQRSPMMSHRKRKHPGDLPPLPPIKITDLLHGVRDKRKEREANH from the exons ATGAAAGATCATGATAATGAATCATGTATATGTGATATTTGTGGtaaaacatataataataaaagttcatTAACATATCATCgttataataaacataaagaaattattaaaaatttttcatgtgaAGATTGTAATAAAcgttttaaaactaaaaaaaatttatcaaatcatATGGAATtacataaaacaaaatatatatgtgaagAATGTGGTgcacaattaaaaacaaaatatggtCTTACAAAACATCGTAAAATACATTTAGAAAAATCACATGTATGTCCAATTTGTGGAGTtgcattttcaaatttaagtTCACAAAAAGTACATTTATTAAGACACGTTGGTGAAAGACCATATGTATGTGATATATGTGGTCAAAATTTTTCACAAAGATCACCAATGATGTCACATCGTAAAAGAAAACATCCTGGTGATTtaccaccattaccaccaaTTAAAATAACTGATTTACTTCATGGAGTTCGTGATAAAA GAAAAGAAAGAGAGGCCAACCATTAA
- the LOC122854421 gene encoding zinc finger protein 606-like — MYRVVVVCNSDGDKSASLIMGDQEVARNITMLRPQVDPLGDNQLVKTEEFTSHKNIAHKTSYNCSSCNDIFMTKKSLSIHLKTHVKNDLYSCNKCTKKYKRQEGLNLHMIRKHNNNKPKFICDNCNKGYQFKSDLSAHMIRAHIPQKCDVCETFVNDIKSHIKKHEKDAKDMTELSCEYCQQKFTSIKKFELHKKKHIDSKNLKCKECNLIFPGRRALINHRDREHRSG, encoded by the exons atgtatagagttgttgttgtttgtaaTTCAGATGGTGATAAATCAGCATCACTTATAATGGGTGATCAAGAAGTAGCTAGAAATATAACAATGTTACGACCCCAAGTTGATCCTCTTGGTGACAATCAATTAGTTAAAACTGAAGAATTTACAAGCCACAAAAATATAGCACATAAAACTTCATACAATTGCTCATCTtgcaatgatatatttatgacCAAAAAAAGTCTttcaatacatttaaaaactCATGTTAAAAATGATCTATATAGTTGTAataaatgtacaaaaaaatacaaacgacAAGAAGGATTAAATCTTCATATGATAcgtaaacataataataacaaaccaaaatttatatgtgataattgtaataaaggttatcaatttaaatctGATTTATCAGCACATATGATACGTGCTCATATACCTCAAAAATGTGATGTATGTGAAACATTTGTAAATGATATTAAGagtcatattaaaaaacatgaaaaagatGCTAAAGATATGACTGAATTATCATGTGAATAttgtcaacaaaaatttacatcaattaaaaaatttgaattacataaaaaaaaacatatagaTTCTAAAAATCTTAAATGTAAagaatgtaatttaatatttcctgGTAGAAGAGCATTGATTAATCATCGTGATAGAGAACACAGATCTG gataa
- the LOC122854419 gene encoding zinc finger protein 239-like, producing the protein MIPGNIREVRRRKSKSISIIDVEEDILKKKKKIEEIIIIDSDLNQEDFPLAYFCSMCRELFENKQTLDTHMLTHNDEKLNNTCKECDRVFRNNKILNQHMINFHILKNNEYKCETCNETFDHIQKYRNHLQDHIPHDDLICEYCDDSFNSKMELLEHLREIHPRSKKVKNTTCNICGNILSSSRSLKRHLESHNPTKSYLCDFCGKSLSSSEHLKKHRRIHTGEKPYICHTCGKGFSVSANLLLHIRTHTGEKPYKCDVCSKTFSQKTTLTIHRRRHTGERPYVCERCKRGFSCRGNLTAHQKTYCL; encoded by the coding sequence atgataCCTGGAAACATTAGAGAAGTAAGAAGAAGAAAATCTAAAAgtatttcaattattgatgTAGAAGAagatatattgaaaaaaaaaaaaaaaattgaagaaataataataattgattcagATTTGAATCAAGAAGATTTTCCATTAGCTTATTTTTGTTCAATGTGTcgtgaattatttgaaaataagcaAACACTTGACACTCACATGTTGACTcacaatgatgaaaaattaaataacacatGTAAAGAGTGTGATCGAGTATttcgtaataataaaatattaaatcaacacatgattaattttcatatattaaaaaataatgaatataaatgtGAGACATGTAATGAAACTTTTGatcatatacaaaaatatagaaatcaTTTACAAGATCATATTCCTCATGATGATCTAATATGTGAATATTGTGATGAttcatttaattcaaaaatggAATTATTAGAACATCTTCGTGAAATTCATCCTAgaagtaaaaaagtaaaaaacacAACTTGTAATATTTGtggtaatattttatcatcaagtcGTTCACTAAAAAGACATTTAGAAAGTCATAATCCAACAAAATCATATCTTTGTGATTTTTGTGGTAAATCATTGAGTAGTAgtgaacatttaaaaaaacatagacGTATACATACTGGTGAAAAACCATATATATGTCATACTTGTGGTAAAGGTTTTTCTGTCTCGGCAAATTTACTTTTACATATACGTACTCATACTGGTGAAAAACCATATAAATGTGATGTTTGTTCAAAAACATTTTCTCAAAAAACAACACTTACTATTCATCGACGTAGACATACTGGTGAACGTCCTTATGTTTGTGAAAGATGTAAACGTGGATTTTCTTGTCGAGGAAATTTAACTGCTCATCAAAAAACTTAttgtctttaa
- the LOC122854424 gene encoding two pore potassium channel protein sup-9 has product MKKQNVRTLSLIVCTFTYLLVGAAIFDVLESETEKRRKEALDAIERMVIRKYNISEDDYKIMETVVLKTEPHKAGQQWKFAGAFYYATTVLTTIGYGHSTPNTISGKLFTMFYAIVGIPLGLVMFQSIGERLNKFSSVVIRKVKQLLNCKDVQASEINLIFVVTFLSSLTITCGAAAFSRYEGWSYFDSVYYCFITLTTIGFGDMVALQKDNALDNKPEYVIFALIFILFGLAIVAASLNLLVLRFVTMNTEDERRDEAEALQAAQGAVRLEGDVITANGSILSGQMGNQGDTISLYDDDTSVCSCRCSGFYRKKRRPGYTVRRPPSKISHLLPMQQFTTTNYRDDIHPLPLTPILLPTIYQHRASI; this is encoded by the exons ATGAAGAAGCAAAACGTCCGGACCCTATCGTTGATCGTCTGCACGTTCACCTACCTCCTCGTTGGCGCTGCAATATTTGACGTCCTCGAGTCCGAGACGGAGAAACGGCGCAAAGAAGCGTTGGACg ccatTGAAAGAATGGTTATACGCAAATACAACATTAGCGAGGACGACTACAAGATCATGGAAACTGTCGTGCTGAAGACTGAGCCACACAAGGCTGGGCAACAGTGGAAGTTTGCCGGTGCTTTCTACTATGCAACCACGGTCCTCACCACTATCG GTTACGGGCACTCGACGCCGAACACGATAAGCGGCAAGCTGTTCACAATGTTCTACGCGATAGTCGGCATCCCTCTGGGCCTCGTCATGTTCCAAAGTATAGGAGAAcggttaaataaattttcgtcTGTTGTAATAAGAAAAGTCAAGCAACTACTCAATTGCAAAGACGTTcag gcatcagaaataaatttaatatttgtcgtgacatttttatcaagtttaacaATAACTTGTGGTGCTGCTGCATTTTCACGTTATGAGGGTTGGTCATATTTTGATTCTGtctattattgttttataacaTTAACGACAATTGGATTTGGTGATATGGTAGCATTACAAAAAGATAATGCACTTGATAATAAACCCGAGTATGTAATATttgcattaatatttattctatttggTTTGGCAATTGTTGCTGCATCTTTAAATCTTCTTGTATTACGTTTTGTAACAATGAATACTGAAGATGAACGACGAGATGAGGCAGAAGCTCTTCAg gcTGCACAAGGAGCTGTAAGACTTGAGGGTGATGTGATAACAGCAAATGGCTCAATATTATCAGGTCAAATGGGTAATCAGGGTGATACAATATCTctatatgatgatgatacatcAGTATGTAGCTGTAGATGCAGtggtttttatagaaaaaaaagaagaccAGGTTATACTGTACGTCGTCCACCAAGTAAAATATCACATTTATTACCAATGCAACaatttacaacaacaaattataGAGATGACATACATCCATTACCATTAACACCAATATTATTACCAACAATATATCAACATAGAGCAAGTATTTGA